A genomic region of Herbaspirillum sp. DW155 contains the following coding sequences:
- a CDS encoding DUF2169 domain-containing protein, which translates to MEFRNLTPYPAMAFDALDQHDQRFHVVVMRLTFELQPDGQLLLAPEQTPLVTSDEYYGELNRSSVRQESDLAPYKPHTDVIVIADAHAPQGRAARQFEVAIKINGAPVEPELPPEPHGLNPLQHASPERMAQWRQECVRLTEQARQGPLIFSKTLLVTGPREWRKRSALLRALSLFALPAWKLSTPQAITTLPLRYEYAYGGENKILETEPAATRVNKKHRLPERKPLPESATDGDTQQAIAHAVCEDNPIGLGFAEDWYLRATKTSRIRSPRKLHLAPNHPKSPRRTSPSRLGSLKCLVSIRMIRNNSCG; encoded by the coding sequence ATGGAATTTCGTAACCTCACGCCTTATCCGGCGATGGCGTTCGACGCGCTCGACCAGCATGACCAGCGCTTTCACGTCGTCGTCATGCGACTCACCTTTGAGTTGCAGCCCGACGGCCAGCTCTTGCTCGCACCCGAGCAAACACCGCTGGTCACCTCCGACGAGTATTACGGCGAACTGAACCGCTCCAGCGTCAGGCAGGAATCGGACCTGGCACCGTACAAGCCGCATACCGACGTCATCGTCATTGCCGACGCGCATGCGCCGCAGGGACGCGCGGCCCGCCAGTTCGAGGTCGCCATCAAGATCAACGGCGCACCGGTCGAGCCCGAGTTGCCGCCTGAACCTCATGGCTTGAATCCCTTGCAGCATGCTTCGCCCGAGCGCATGGCGCAGTGGCGGCAAGAGTGCGTGCGCCTGACGGAGCAGGCCAGGCAAGGCCCCCTCATTTTCTCCAAGACGCTGCTTGTCACGGGCCCACGTGAATGGCGCAAGCGTTCTGCCTTGCTCCGGGCGCTGTCGCTGTTCGCGCTTCCCGCATGGAAGCTGAGCACGCCCCAAGCCATCACGACGCTGCCACTGCGTTACGAATATGCCTACGGGGGCGAGAACAAGATTCTTGAAACCGAGCCGGCGGCCACACGTGTGAACAAAAAGCATCGACTGCCAGAACGCAAGCCGCTGCCTGAATCTGCGACTGACGGCGACACGCAGCAAGCCATCGCCCATGCGGTGTGTGAAGACAATCCGATAGGCCTTGGCTTCGCAGAGGATTGGTATCTCCGTGCGACAAAAACCAGCCGGATAAGGTCGCCAAGGAAGCTGCACCTGGCCCCCAACCACCCAAAAAGCCCAAGAAGGACGTCACCGTCAAGGCTCGGCAGTTTAAAGTGCCTTGTTTCCATCCGTATGATAAGAAACAATTCATGCGGATGA
- the tssI gene encoding type VI secretion system tip protein TssI/VgrG, which translates to MVLSDDSTLAEAIDGVEIAFQRHAGSQEEDGIHEWSGVRHIVPASVALSSFDFKSPCPKTVDVPTRNHQGLVLRKESYEYAGAYGFKDRQDGELLAGQRMEEFEHAGKLFEAIGNNRNVIPGRWFRLTGHFDGGSKEEREFLIIEVRHSASNNYHVSNGIAPHYENQVKCIRKRIPWRPGRGFNSVEPKIYGLQTATVVGPKGEEIHTDEYGRVKVQFHWDRDGEFDERSSAWLRVATAWAGPNFGATFVPRIGSEVIVQFLDGNPDRGLITGMVPNAANMPAWELPANKTQSGILTRSTPKGGYDNANALRFEDRKGQEQLWLHAERDQLTEVEHDEDKWVGHDRRKTIDHDETSHIGHDRTETVDNNETITVHNNRTETVDNNETISIGSNRTKTIGKNRKDQIGKNWSTHVARMKTETIGMAYLQNVGMGRMENVGLAYNLNVGTVMATVVGINQITKVGKTLSITAGEELSISVGKASLRMTADGKISINGAEIGIEASGPMQLSGKDVDIN; encoded by the coding sequence CTGGTACTGAGCGACGACTCCACCCTGGCTGAGGCCATCGACGGTGTAGAGATCGCATTCCAGCGTCACGCCGGCTCGCAGGAAGAAGACGGCATTCACGAATGGTCAGGTGTGCGGCACATCGTGCCTGCCAGCGTGGCCCTGAGCTCCTTCGATTTCAAATCCCCGTGCCCAAAAACCGTCGACGTCCCCACGCGCAACCATCAAGGCCTGGTTCTTCGCAAGGAGTCCTACGAATACGCGGGAGCGTATGGATTCAAGGATCGTCAGGACGGAGAGCTTCTGGCGGGGCAACGCATGGAGGAATTCGAACATGCGGGCAAGCTTTTCGAGGCCATAGGGAATAACCGCAACGTGATCCCTGGTCGCTGGTTTCGCCTCACCGGGCACTTCGACGGCGGCAGCAAGGAAGAGCGCGAATTCCTCATCATCGAAGTGCGCCACAGCGCCAGCAACAACTACCACGTCAGCAACGGCATTGCGCCCCACTACGAGAACCAGGTCAAGTGCATCCGCAAGCGCATTCCGTGGCGTCCTGGTCGTGGCTTCAACAGCGTCGAGCCAAAAATCTATGGACTGCAAACGGCGACAGTCGTCGGGCCCAAAGGCGAAGAAATCCACACGGATGAGTATGGCCGGGTCAAAGTCCAATTTCATTGGGACCGCGACGGCGAGTTCGATGAAAGAAGTTCGGCATGGCTGCGCGTGGCCACCGCCTGGGCAGGGCCAAACTTCGGCGCGACCTTCGTGCCCCGTATCGGTAGTGAAGTCATCGTGCAATTCCTGGATGGCAATCCGGATCGCGGACTCATCACCGGCATGGTGCCCAATGCCGCCAACATGCCGGCCTGGGAGCTGCCGGCGAACAAGACCCAGAGCGGCATCCTGACTAGGTCAACGCCCAAGGGCGGCTACGACAATGCCAATGCGCTGCGCTTCGAAGACAGGAAGGGCCAGGAGCAGTTGTGGCTGCACGCCGAGCGCGACCAGCTGACCGAGGTCGAGCACGACGAAGACAAATGGGTCGGCCACGATCGCCGCAAGACCATCGATCACGACGAGACCTCTCACATCGGGCATGACCGCACCGAAACCGTCGACAACAACGAGACCATCACGGTCCACAACAACCGTACCGAGACGGTCGACAACAACGAAACCATCAGCATCGGCAGCAACCGTACCAAGACCATCGGCAAGAACCGCAAGGACCAGATCGGCAAGAACTGGTCGACCCATGTCGCGCGGATGAAGACTGAAACCATCGGCATGGCCTACCTGCAGAACGTCGGCATGGGCCGCATGGAAAACGTCGGCCTGGCCTACAACCTCAATGTGGGCACTGTGATGGCGACGGTGGTTGGCATCAACCAGATCACCAAGGTCGGCAAGACCCTGTCGATCACGGCGGGAGAGGAGCTTTCCATTTCGGTGGGCAAGGCCAGTTTGCGCATGACGGCCGACGGCAAGATCTCCATCAACGGTGCCGAGATCGGCATCGAGGCCAGCGGGCCGATGCAGTTGTCCGGCAAAGACGTCGATATCAACTAA
- a CDS encoding long-chain fatty acid--CoA ligase: MDRFWLASYPAGVPADIDPSPYGSLVQMIDEAFVKHADRNAYVCMGKYLRYRELDAMSRAMGAWLQGLGLQKGARVAIMMPNVLQYPIAIAAILRAGYTVVNVNPLYTARELEHQLKDSGAEAIFVLENFACTLQKVVANTKVRHIVVASMGELLGTLKGAIVNLVVRHVKKMVPAWSLPHAVSFSQALAQGEGKTLQPVLLTPDDFAFLQYTGGTTGVAKGAVLTHRNLIANVLQAEAWLNPALKAGKPIDQLVFVCALPLYHIFALTVCNLLGTREGALNLLIPNPRDIPGFVKELAKYKVNTFPAVNTLYNALLNNADFARLDFSGYRCCVGGGMAVQKSVADKWKKLTGCPIIEGYGLSETSPIASANPCTIDEYTGTIGLPLSSTEIAILDDDGNPVPLGQPGEIAIRGPQVMPGYWQRPDETAKVMTPDGFFKTGDVGIMDARGYTRIVDRKKDMILVSGFNVYPNEIEGVVAQHPAVLECACVGVPDEHTGEAVKLFVVRKDKSLTTEQLMAYCKEQFTGYKKPKYIEFRDELPKTNVGKILRRELRDDPAKAQQKQAA, translated from the coding sequence ATGGACAGATTCTGGCTTGCATCGTATCCCGCAGGCGTTCCCGCTGACATCGACCCCAGCCCTTACGGATCGCTGGTGCAGATGATCGATGAAGCATTCGTCAAGCATGCCGACCGCAATGCCTACGTCTGCATGGGCAAGTATCTCCGCTATCGCGAACTGGATGCCATGTCGCGCGCCATGGGGGCGTGGCTGCAAGGGCTGGGCCTGCAGAAGGGCGCACGCGTGGCGATCATGATGCCCAACGTGCTGCAGTATCCGATCGCCATCGCTGCCATCCTGCGGGCCGGCTATACGGTGGTCAACGTCAACCCGCTCTACACCGCCCGCGAGCTGGAGCACCAGCTGAAGGATTCCGGTGCCGAGGCCATCTTCGTGCTGGAGAACTTTGCCTGCACACTGCAGAAGGTGGTGGCCAACACCAAGGTCAGGCACATCGTGGTGGCCAGCATGGGCGAGCTGCTCGGCACGCTCAAGGGCGCCATCGTCAATCTGGTGGTGCGCCACGTCAAGAAGATGGTGCCGGCCTGGTCGCTTCCCCATGCCGTCTCGTTCAGTCAAGCGCTCGCGCAGGGCGAGGGCAAGACCTTGCAGCCGGTGCTGCTGACGCCGGATGATTTCGCTTTCCTGCAATACACCGGCGGCACGACGGGCGTGGCCAAGGGTGCCGTGCTGACCCACCGCAACCTGATTGCCAACGTGCTGCAGGCCGAAGCGTGGCTGAACCCGGCGCTGAAGGCCGGCAAGCCCATCGACCAGCTGGTGTTCGTCTGTGCGCTGCCGCTGTATCACATCTTTGCGCTGACCGTCTGCAATCTGCTGGGCACGCGCGAAGGTGCGCTGAACCTGCTGATCCCCAATCCGCGCGACATCCCCGGTTTCGTCAAGGAACTGGCCAAGTACAAGGTCAACACCTTCCCGGCGGTCAATACGCTCTACAACGCGCTGCTCAACAACGCCGATTTTGCCAGGCTGGATTTCTCCGGCTATCGCTGCTGCGTGGGTGGGGGCATGGCAGTGCAGAAGAGCGTGGCCGACAAGTGGAAGAAGCTGACCGGCTGTCCCATCATCGAAGGCTACGGTTTGTCGGAAACCTCGCCCATCGCCAGCGCGAACCCCTGCACCATCGATGAATACACCGGCACCATCGGCCTGCCGTTGTCCTCCACCGAGATCGCCATCCTCGATGACGACGGCAATCCGGTTCCGTTGGGCCAGCCGGGCGAGATCGCCATTCGCGGTCCGCAGGTGATGCCGGGTTACTGGCAGCGTCCGGACGAGACCGCCAAGGTCATGACGCCGGATGGCTTCTTCAAGACCGGCGACGTCGGCATCATGGATGCGCGCGGCTATACCAGGATCGTCGACCGCAAGAAGGACATGATCCTGGTCTCCGGTTTCAACGTCTATCCCAATGAAATCGAAGGCGTGGTGGCGCAGCATCCGGCAGTGCTGGAGTGCGCCTGTGTAGGCGTGCCTGATGAACATACCGGCGAAGCGGTCAAACTCTTCGTGGTGCGCAAGGACAAGTCGCTGACGACCGAGCAGCTGATGGCCTACTGCAAGGAACAGTTTACCGGCTACAAGAAGCCGAAGTACATCGAGTTCCGCGATGAACTGCCCAAGACCAACGTGGGCAAGATCCTGCGCCGGGAGTTGCGGGATGATCCTGCGAAGGCGCAGCAGAAACAGGCGGCGTGA